The following are encoded together in the Alteromonas gilva genome:
- a CDS encoding succinylglutamate desuccinylase/aspartoacylase family protein: MGAEELVIGGVSIAPGETKKIALDMPPLYTATSMSIPVFVRRGKRPGPTLFVSAAVHGDELNGIEIIARLIKSRSIERLKGTLIAVPTVNVYGVLNQSRYLPDRRDLNRSFPGSRKGSLAGRLAHLFFNEIVSKCDIGIDLHTGAIHRSNLPQIRADLDDEEVLAMAKAFGVPVLLNADIRDGSLRATASEAGIKILLYEAGQALRYDEFSIRAGVRGIINVMRHLGMLNKSRSKGVPIKPYIARASGWVRAPESGFINHLAQLGDHVEKGDKLATIADSYGQFLGTLISPAEGVVIGKQNIPLTQEGEAIYHIAYFKTPDTVAEQVELFQDNIIPVDTTVAI, encoded by the coding sequence ATGGGAGCAGAGGAGTTGGTGATTGGTGGCGTCAGTATTGCCCCGGGTGAAACCAAAAAAATCGCCCTGGACATGCCTCCACTTTACACCGCCACCAGCATGAGTATTCCGGTGTTTGTCAGGCGCGGTAAGCGTCCTGGCCCTACGTTGTTTGTCAGTGCTGCGGTGCACGGGGATGAACTAAACGGTATCGAGATAATAGCGCGGCTTATTAAGTCACGCTCAATCGAAAGACTCAAAGGCACGCTCATTGCTGTGCCGACCGTGAACGTTTATGGCGTACTTAATCAATCCCGCTATCTGCCTGACCGCCGCGATCTGAATCGCAGCTTTCCTGGTAGTCGCAAAGGCAGCCTGGCCGGGCGCCTGGCGCATTTGTTTTTTAACGAAATTGTCAGCAAGTGCGACATTGGTATCGACCTCCACACCGGTGCAATTCACCGCAGTAATCTGCCGCAAATCCGCGCAGACTTAGACGATGAGGAAGTACTGGCTATGGCAAAAGCATTTGGTGTACCGGTATTACTGAATGCTGATATTCGTGATGGCTCATTACGCGCCACCGCCAGTGAGGCAGGCATTAAAATATTACTTTATGAAGCCGGTCAGGCCCTACGCTATGATGAGTTTTCTATTCGCGCCGGGGTCAGGGGCATTATTAACGTGATGCGACATTTGGGTATGCTGAACAAAAGTCGCAGCAAGGGCGTGCCAATAAAACCGTATATCGCCCGCGCCAGTGGCTGGGTTCGCGCGCCGGAGAGCGGCTTTATCAATCACCTGGCTCAGCTCGGTGACCACGTTGAGAAGGGCGATAAACTGGCGACTATCGCCGATTCCTACGGGCAGTTTCTGGGTACGTTAATCAGCCCTGCAGAGGGGGTTGTGATTGGCAAGCAAAACATTCCGCTGACCCAGGAAGGTGAAGCAATTTACCATATTGCTTATTTTAAAACCCCGGATACAGTGGCTGAACAAGTTGAACTGTTCCAGGACAACATTATTCCTGTGGATACCACGGTAGCGATTTAG
- a CDS encoding PAS domain-containing hybrid sensor histidine kinase/response regulator, whose product MTFGWVTLALLYLFLLFYIASWGDRNSPTARWITSHPVIYSLALAIYCTAWTFFGAVGQATRDTWIYLPILLGPVLVYIIGYRFIFKLTLVSKKQHINTIADFIASRYGKRQPVALLVTIIALMATIPYIALQLKAIGATFKLLTHQPNSQFIIVLATAFIALFAIYFGTKQTDVTEYRRGLILAISFESTIKLLALVLVAVVGYQAWYTTETTPILAKFYTDEALSQFSSFTFFAQTIMAAAAIICLPRQFHVAIVDNLSLKHLKTARWLFPLYLAITAAVIPVIAMAGEAVFANNAVEPDTYVLSLAMHSESVLLQMLVFVGGLSAATAMIIVATLTLSTMLTNDVVLPRLLAIKQHSSSYGDYGKRIRLIRRVIIGIILLLAFLYHQQMTGSRSLHSIGLIAFSLVIQLLPAVLGGLYWKRGHAHGVYAGLMVGLTTWIMWLVLPIVNDAMSDFEQSELLSQGAIISLITNAIAYSVFSWFAPARLIDRIQAEAFVSPAEVRNTPGKNQTINITIADLITLLSTFMGTGRCQQLVNEYQQLHHCKLETSDAPDEGFMAFCERALGGVIGASSAKALIDSVLRGKKLDFTEVINFFDDTTQAMQFNMTALLTSLENMDQGISVIDKHLNLVAWNKQYASLYSYPEDFLSVGTPIEKLIRYNAERGEFGVNDIEEEIEKRLEHLRSGTPHRFTRQRSDGRVIEMVGNPLPGGGFVTSFNDITGHVEIQQALEESNVNLELRIKKRTEEVHSINAELRLEIERRRDVEKELIRARKQAEDANASKTRFLALASHDVLQPLNAAKLYVSALQEAQLPPPVSSIVTKLNHSVTSSEALIATLLDISRLDQGELKPNPEVVNIHEICDPIVDELSMRAKEKGLQLRTRMPDYWVFVDKTFLYRIIQNLLSNAVKYTDQGKVLISARRRADKILIQVRDTGIGISEEQQALIFSDFYRTNESAEHGIGLGLGVVRRLSQQMHCQVTVDSEVGRGSCFSVCVPMAEPLQTKSSTPINPTASFSGLRVLCVDDQQENLDALQTLLERWGISTVLADNWHDAIAKAEHFSPQILLMDYQLGPDINGLDLINTIRHHLDIVIPASLVTATHDEALVARCKEQGVNYLSKPLKPAKLRALLKSMTRHIKHID is encoded by the coding sequence ATGACGTTCGGTTGGGTTACGCTTGCACTGCTGTATTTATTTTTATTATTTTACATTGCCAGTTGGGGCGATAGAAATTCTCCGACGGCCAGATGGATAACTTCACATCCGGTAATCTACTCTCTGGCGTTAGCCATTTACTGTACAGCGTGGACGTTTTTTGGCGCGGTAGGCCAGGCCACCCGGGATACCTGGATTTACTTGCCGATACTTCTTGGTCCTGTACTGGTCTACATTATTGGCTACCGGTTTATCTTTAAACTGACGCTGGTCAGTAAAAAGCAGCATATCAATACCATTGCAGACTTTATTGCATCCCGGTACGGCAAACGTCAACCCGTGGCGTTGTTAGTCACCATTATCGCTTTAATGGCGACTATTCCTTACATTGCACTGCAATTAAAAGCCATCGGCGCTACCTTTAAACTGCTTACCCATCAACCCAACAGCCAGTTTATTATTGTGCTGGCAACAGCCTTCATTGCGCTGTTTGCGATTTATTTTGGCACCAAACAAACCGACGTAACCGAATATCGACGGGGCCTGATACTGGCAATATCTTTTGAATCCACAATCAAGTTGCTGGCGTTGGTACTGGTCGCAGTTGTCGGGTACCAGGCGTGGTATACCACCGAAACCACCCCCATTCTGGCCAAGTTTTATACTGATGAAGCCCTGTCGCAGTTTTCATCCTTTACCTTTTTTGCCCAAACCATCATGGCAGCTGCCGCTATAATCTGCCTGCCACGTCAGTTTCATGTCGCGATTGTGGATAATTTAAGCCTTAAACATTTGAAAACTGCACGCTGGCTATTTCCGCTTTATCTGGCAATTACTGCCGCGGTAATTCCGGTTATCGCCATGGCTGGCGAAGCGGTGTTTGCAAATAATGCCGTAGAACCTGACACCTATGTTTTATCGTTGGCCATGCATTCCGAATCGGTGTTGTTACAAATGCTTGTCTTTGTAGGTGGATTATCAGCTGCCACTGCCATGATCATTGTCGCCACACTAACGCTCAGTACTATGCTAACCAACGACGTGGTATTACCCCGGTTACTCGCCATTAAACAGCACTCTTCATCTTACGGTGATTACGGCAAACGTATTCGACTTATTCGGCGTGTCATTATAGGTATTATCCTGTTACTGGCGTTTTTATATCACCAACAAATGACCGGCAGCCGCTCTTTGCATTCTATTGGTTTGATTGCATTTTCTTTAGTAATTCAACTGTTACCAGCGGTACTTGGCGGACTTTACTGGAAACGCGGTCATGCGCATGGCGTATATGCAGGATTAATGGTTGGCCTGACCACCTGGATCATGTGGCTGGTGCTGCCCATTGTTAACGATGCGATGTCTGACTTTGAGCAAAGTGAACTGCTTAGCCAGGGGGCAATCATCAGCTTAATCACCAACGCCATTGCCTACTCAGTGTTCTCATGGTTTGCTCCGGCCCGCTTAATCGACCGTATTCAGGCTGAGGCATTCGTTTCCCCCGCCGAAGTTCGCAACACCCCGGGAAAAAACCAAACCATCAATATCACCATCGCCGACTTGATCACCTTACTCTCAACCTTCATGGGCACTGGCCGCTGTCAGCAACTGGTTAACGAATATCAACAGTTACATCACTGCAAACTAGAAACGTCTGATGCTCCCGATGAAGGGTTTATGGCTTTCTGCGAACGGGCACTCGGCGGTGTTATTGGCGCATCAAGTGCTAAAGCGCTCATCGACAGTGTTCTGCGCGGTAAAAAACTCGACTTTACCGAGGTCATCAATTTTTTTGATGACACGACACAGGCCATGCAATTTAACATGACTGCGCTGTTAACCTCGCTGGAAAATATGGATCAGGGTATCAGTGTGATTGATAAGCATCTTAATCTGGTGGCATGGAATAAACAGTACGCCTCGTTGTATTCCTACCCCGAAGACTTTTTATCGGTGGGTACACCTATCGAAAAGCTCATCCGTTACAACGCTGAACGCGGCGAGTTCGGGGTCAACGATATCGAAGAAGAAATCGAAAAACGCCTGGAACATTTACGTTCTGGCACCCCCCACCGTTTTACCCGGCAGCGCAGTGATGGCCGGGTAATAGAAATGGTCGGCAATCCGCTGCCTGGCGGTGGTTTTGTTACCAGTTTTAATGACATTACCGGCCACGTCGAAATTCAGCAAGCACTGGAGGAATCTAACGTAAACCTTGAGCTGCGCATTAAAAAACGTACCGAAGAAGTGCACTCGATAAACGCCGAACTACGCCTTGAGATAGAACGTCGTCGTGATGTCGAAAAAGAACTGATCCGCGCCCGCAAACAAGCTGAAGATGCTAACGCCAGCAAAACGCGCTTTCTGGCACTGGCCAGCCACGATGTGCTGCAGCCCCTGAATGCCGCGAAGCTGTATGTATCGGCCTTACAGGAAGCGCAGTTGCCGCCACCGGTGAGCAGTATAGTCACCAAGCTGAACCACTCCGTGACATCCAGTGAAGCACTTATTGCCACACTGCTGGACATCTCCCGGCTTGATCAGGGTGAACTTAAGCCCAACCCGGAAGTGGTGAACATACATGAAATTTGCGACCCCATTGTGGATGAGTTATCAATGCGGGCCAAAGAGAAGGGTTTGCAACTACGTACTCGCATGCCTGATTACTGGGTATTTGTAGATAAAACCTTCTTATACAGGATTATTCAAAACCTGTTATCCAACGCAGTGAAGTACACCGATCAGGGTAAAGTATTGATTTCTGCCAGACGCCGTGCCGACAAAATACTCATACAAGTACGCGATACCGGTATTGGTATTTCTGAGGAGCAACAGGCGCTTATTTTTAGCGACTTCTACCGCACCAACGAAAGTGCCGAGCACGGCATTGGCCTTGGCCTCGGCGTAGTGAGACGCCTGAGTCAGCAAATGCACTGCCAGGTAACTGTAGATTCAGAGGTCGGCCGGGGAAGCTGCTTTTCGGTCTGTGTGCCAATGGCTGAGCCACTACAAACAAAAAGTAGTACGCCAATAAACCCCACCGCTTCGTTCTCTGGTTTACGCGTATTATGTGTTGACGATCAGCAGGAAAACCTCGATGCCTTGCAAACCTTGTTGGAACGCTGGGGGATAAGCACGGTGCTGGCCGATAACTGGCATGACGCCATTGCCAAGGCGGAGCATTTTTCGCCGCAAATTTTATTGATGGATTATCAATTGGGGCCAGACATAAACGGCCTTGATCTGATAAATACCATTCGTCATCATCTGGATATTGTCATTCCCGCGTCGTTAGTGACAGCAACCCACGATGAAGCGCTTGTGGCGCGCTGCAAAGAACAGGGCGTAAATTACTTGAGTAAACCTCTGAAGCCCGCCAAGCTCAGAGCCCTGCTGAAAAGCATGACGCGTCATATCAAGCATATTGATTAA
- a CDS encoding response regulator — MITLLIADDHPLYRDALKGALSISLPELTILEAGDLTATTDILEKQDVDLLLLDLHMPGSNDLFGLLHIRKLYPDLPVAVVSGTEDATVISKVVAVGALGFIAKTTSAENIAKAVQVILDGDIWLPESVSEKLEDIDEEFSALADSVASLTPSQYKVLCYMRDGLLNKQIGYNLDIAEATVKAHVTAIFRKLGINNRTQAVLIASQLELEPPATANK; from the coding sequence ATGATAACGCTGCTGATTGCCGATGATCACCCTTTATACCGCGATGCGCTAAAGGGAGCGTTATCTATTTCGTTGCCCGAACTGACCATACTGGAAGCGGGTGATCTGACCGCCACCACCGACATCCTTGAAAAACAGGATGTCGATTTATTACTCCTCGACCTTCATATGCCGGGGAGTAATGACCTATTTGGTTTACTGCATATTCGTAAGCTTTACCCGGATTTACCTGTTGCCGTCGTCTCTGGTACAGAAGACGCTACCGTTATTTCAAAAGTTGTTGCGGTGGGTGCGCTGGGCTTTATTGCCAAAACCACAAGCGCCGAGAACATCGCCAAAGCCGTACAGGTCATTCTTGATGGCGATATCTGGTTACCTGAGTCGGTCAGCGAAAAACTTGAGGATATCGATGAAGAGTTTTCTGCGCTGGCTGATAGTGTTGCCAGCCTTACGCCTTCACAATATAAAGTGCTTTGCTATATGCGTGATGGCCTGCTGAATAAGCAGATCGGGTATAATCTCGATATCGCCGAAGCAACCGTTAAAGCCCATGTGACCGCTATATTCAGGAAGCTGGGTATTAATAATCGCACTCAGGCGGTTCTTATTGCGTCCCAACTGGAGCTGGAACCGCCTGCCACCGCTAACAAATAA
- a CDS encoding ATP-dependent zinc protease family protein — translation MTRKSKQLIGALELGNLPELGIHNLVMRIDTGAATSSLHVDNIQEFDKNDERWIAFDIHPDIHNVKKTIRCEHKVLSQKKIKSSTATRERRYVIKTLLELGSRKWRIKLTLTDRSEMTYLMLMGRQAMNGKFYVDPEYDFVLTKPVTPQGGEVK, via the coding sequence ATGACTAGAAAATCAAAGCAACTCATCGGTGCATTAGAACTCGGTAATCTGCCTGAACTGGGTATTCATAACCTGGTGATGCGCATCGATACGGGCGCCGCCACATCCTCCTTGCATGTCGACAACATTCAGGAGTTTGATAAGAATGACGAACGTTGGATAGCCTTTGATATTCATCCGGATATTCATAACGTAAAAAAAACCATTCGCTGTGAGCACAAAGTGTTGTCGCAGAAAAAAATCAAAAGCTCCACGGCTACCCGCGAGCGCCGTTATGTGATTAAAACATTGCTGGAGCTCGGCAGCCGTAAATGGCGTATTAAGCTGACATTGACAGATCGCTCCGAAATGACGTACCTGATGTTAATGGGCCGTCAGGCGATGAACGGCAAGTTTTATGTTGATCCCGAGTATGACTTTGTGCTGACCAAGCCGGTAACCCCTCAGGGCGGTGAAGTGAAGTAG
- a CDS encoding sodium:solute symporter family protein, whose amino-acid sequence MDVQLLTFIIVGASFALYIAIAIWARAGSTNDFYVAGGGVPPVLNGMATAADWMSAASFISMAGLISFMGYDGAVYLMGWTGGYVLLALCLAPYLRKFGKFTVPDFIGDRYYSQTARTVAVFCAIFVSFTYVAGQMRGVGVVFSRFLEVDIVTGVIIGMAIVFFYTVLGGMKGITYTQVAQYCVLIFAYLVPVVFISVMVTGHILPQTAFGATLADGSGMYMLEKLDSVSVALGFNEYTSGTKSTIDVFFITFALMVGTAGLPHVIVRFFTVPKVRDARKSAGWALVFIAILYTTAPALASFGRLNMIETINGPELTGTPYSDAPAWIKNWEKTGLIEFKDKNGDGNMYYAAGSINDPESANEVMVDRDIMVLANPEIANLPAWVIALVAAGGVAAALSTSAGLLLVISTSVSHDLLKRNFAPNITDKAELGYARLAAGVAIVIAGYFGINPPGFVAQVVAFAFGLAASSFFPAIIMGIFSKRMNDKGAVAGMVSGIAFTAAYIIYFKFVNPAANVPANWWFGISPEGIGTLGMMVNFVVAFAVFKMTDEAPQEIQDMVESIRFPKGSGEASAH is encoded by the coding sequence ATGGATGTACAATTATTAACTTTTATCATCGTTGGTGCCTCGTTTGCCCTGTATATCGCAATTGCGATTTGGGCGCGTGCGGGATCAACCAACGACTTTTATGTTGCCGGCGGTGGTGTACCGCCTGTCCTTAACGGCATGGCAACCGCTGCGGACTGGATGTCTGCCGCATCATTTATTTCTATGGCCGGTCTGATTTCCTTTATGGGGTACGACGGCGCGGTGTACCTGATGGGCTGGACGGGCGGTTATGTACTGCTGGCGTTGTGTCTTGCACCATATTTACGTAAATTCGGTAAATTCACTGTACCGGATTTTATTGGCGATCGCTACTACTCACAAACGGCCCGGACGGTGGCTGTGTTTTGTGCCATCTTCGTAAGCTTTACCTACGTTGCCGGACAAATGCGTGGTGTGGGTGTTGTATTTAGCCGCTTCCTGGAAGTCGACATTGTTACCGGTGTGATTATCGGTATGGCCATTGTGTTTTTCTACACCGTACTCGGTGGTATGAAAGGGATTACTTATACGCAGGTTGCTCAGTATTGCGTACTGATTTTCGCTTATCTGGTACCGGTGGTATTTATCTCTGTGATGGTAACAGGCCACATCCTGCCGCAAACCGCTTTTGGTGCCACGCTTGCCGACGGGTCGGGGATGTACATGCTCGAAAAACTCGACAGTGTATCGGTGGCGCTGGGCTTTAATGAATATACCTCGGGTACGAAAAGTACTATTGATGTATTCTTTATCACCTTTGCACTGATGGTCGGTACGGCAGGACTGCCGCACGTAATCGTACGTTTCTTTACGGTACCAAAAGTACGTGATGCGCGTAAATCGGCAGGGTGGGCGTTGGTGTTCATCGCTATCCTGTATACCACTGCACCGGCACTGGCGTCATTTGGTCGTTTGAACATGATTGAAACTATCAATGGCCCTGAGCTGACAGGAACCCCTTATTCAGACGCTCCGGCCTGGATCAAAAACTGGGAAAAAACCGGTCTTATCGAATTTAAGGATAAGAATGGCGACGGCAATATGTACTACGCCGCAGGTAGCATCAACGATCCGGAGAGTGCTAACGAAGTGATGGTCGACCGTGACATCATGGTACTGGCAAACCCGGAAATTGCGAATCTGCCGGCCTGGGTTATTGCGCTGGTGGCAGCTGGTGGTGTAGCAGCAGCACTGTCTACGTCAGCCGGTTTGCTACTGGTTATTTCTACATCGGTTTCCCACGATTTGCTAAAACGTAACTTTGCGCCCAATATAACCGATAAGGCAGAGTTAGGTTACGCTCGACTGGCAGCTGGTGTGGCAATTGTGATAGCGGGGTACTTCGGTATTAATCCACCCGGATTTGTGGCGCAGGTGGTCGCCTTCGCGTTCGGTCTGGCTGCGTCGAGCTTCTTCCCGGCGATTATTATGGGCATCTTTAGCAAACGTATGAATGATAAAGGCGCGGTTGCCGGTATGGTCTCAGGGATCGCGTTTACCGCAGCGTATATCATCTACTTTAAGTTTGTTAACCCTGCGGCGAACGTGCCAGCCAACTGGTGGTTTGGTATCTCGCCAGAAGGAATTGGTACGCTGGGTATGATGGTTAACTTCGTGGTGGCTTTCGCGGTCTTTAAAATGACTGATGAAGCGCCACAGGAAATCCAGGATATGGTTGAGAGCATCCGCTTCCCGAAAGGTTCTGGCGAAGCGTCAGCTCACTAA
- the rimK gene encoding 30S ribosomal protein S6--L-glutamate ligase: MRIAILSRNSKLYSTRRLKEAGEERGHTVDVIDTMHCYMDITSSNPSVRYNGRKLPLYDAVIPRIGASVSFYGTSVVRQFEMMGTYSINESVAISRSRDKLRSLQLLSRKGIGMPRTGFAHHPDKVDDVIKNVGGAPVVIKLLEGTQGIGVVLAETQKTAEAMIEAFMGLNASILVQEYIKEAGGADIRCFVVGGKVIAAMKRQAAPGEFRSNLHRGGSASLVRLSPAERKTAVDAAKTMGLNCCGVDILRSSRGPVVMEVNSSPGLEGIENATKKDVASMIIDFIEKSAKPHSTKTKGKG; encoded by the coding sequence ATGCGCATAGCGATATTATCCAGAAACTCAAAATTATACTCTACCCGTCGCCTTAAAGAGGCTGGCGAGGAACGAGGTCACACTGTCGACGTTATCGACACCATGCACTGCTACATGGATATCACCAGCAGTAACCCTTCAGTGCGCTATAATGGCAGAAAACTCCCACTCTACGACGCCGTTATTCCGCGTATTGGCGCATCAGTCAGCTTTTACGGCACATCGGTTGTTCGCCAGTTCGAAATGATGGGTACCTATAGTATCAATGAATCTGTTGCCATTAGCCGCTCTCGCGACAAGCTTCGCTCACTTCAGTTGCTATCCAGAAAAGGCATTGGCATGCCGCGTACCGGTTTTGCCCATCACCCCGATAAGGTCGACGACGTTATAAAAAACGTCGGTGGTGCGCCCGTGGTAATCAAACTGCTGGAAGGCACTCAGGGCATTGGTGTGGTATTGGCAGAAACACAAAAAACCGCCGAAGCGATGATCGAAGCTTTCATGGGCCTGAATGCCAGCATTCTGGTGCAGGAATACATTAAAGAAGCAGGTGGTGCTGATATTCGCTGCTTTGTTGTAGGCGGTAAAGTTATCGCCGCGATGAAACGCCAGGCAGCTCCCGGTGAGTTTCGCTCTAATTTACACCGTGGTGGCTCGGCCAGCCTCGTGCGGTTATCGCCGGCTGAGCGCAAAACGGCAGTTGATGCGGCAAAGACCATGGGACTTAACTGTTGCGGCGTCGATATTTTACGTTCAAGCCGCGGCCCGGTAGTTATGGAAGTTAACTCTTCACCCGGCCTTGAGGGAATTGAAAATGCAACCAAAAAAGATGTTGCCAGCATGATTATCGACTTCATCGAAAAGTCGGCAAAGCCACACAGCACTAAAACAAAAGGAAAAGGTTGA
- a CDS encoding MAPEG family protein — MMIYAMFSMAMLTILVGLIVVKVRVQSVKSGQLRVGYFKLMQGDKAPEAIIKTTRCFNNLFEIPVLFYVVCTLYVSLGIHSMLALTAAWLFVLCRYAQAYIHITYNHVGHRMYTFAGSVLCMCILWINLVINV; from the coding sequence ATGATGATTTATGCAATGTTTAGTATGGCCATGTTAACCATTTTGGTTGGCCTGATAGTGGTTAAGGTAAGAGTTCAAAGTGTAAAAAGTGGCCAGCTCAGGGTTGGATACTTTAAGTTGATGCAGGGCGATAAGGCGCCAGAGGCCATTATTAAAACCACGCGGTGCTTTAATAACTTATTTGAGATCCCGGTATTGTTTTATGTGGTGTGTACCTTGTATGTAAGCCTGGGGATCCACAGCATGCTGGCACTGACAGCGGCTTGGTTGTTTGTCCTGTGCAGATATGCCCAGGCTTATATCCATATAACCTACAATCACGTGGGCCACCGCATGTATACATTCGCAGGCTCGGTATTATGCATGTGCATACTGTGGATAAATCTGGTCATCAATGTGTAG
- a CDS encoding TetR/AcrR family transcriptional regulator — MPYSKAHKQRTRQIILKHAYTLFSSRGYSAVTIDEVMRDSGLTRGAFYAHFKSKSELYKEALTFSAFNTSLAERKPAEISTSAWLGQLLDQYLSVAHVNGERPCPLAFLATDVVSRDTAAKTAYTHTYQNMNKLIWHYARQNAPCTEQDILGLTSMIIGAVAVARTIEDQSLVVSMLSACRQQARLILGGI; from the coding sequence TTGCCATACTCAAAAGCACATAAACAACGAACCAGACAGATTATTCTCAAACATGCCTATACGTTATTTTCGTCCAGGGGATACAGTGCGGTAACCATTGATGAGGTAATGCGGGATAGCGGTTTAACCCGGGGCGCTTTTTACGCTCACTTTAAGAGTAAATCTGAGCTATACAAAGAAGCCCTGACATTCTCGGCATTTAATACCTCGCTGGCAGAACGAAAGCCTGCAGAGATATCAACAAGTGCGTGGCTGGGGCAATTGCTCGACCAGTATCTGAGCGTCGCCCATGTCAATGGCGAACGGCCCTGCCCGCTGGCATTTTTGGCCACTGATGTGGTTTCCCGTGATACAGCGGCGAAAACAGCCTATACCCATACCTATCAGAACATGAACAAATTGATTTGGCATTATGCACGTCAGAATGCGCCGTGCACCGAACAAGATATTCTGGGCTTAACCTCGATGATTATTGGCGCGGTGGCGGTGGCAAGAACTATCGAGGATCAAAGCCTGGTAGTCAGTATGTTAAGCGCCTGCCGCCAACAAGCCCGCTTAATACTGGGAGGCATATAA
- a CDS encoding DUF4212 domain-containing protein encodes MAFRNDDDKTAYWKENLSILAKLLVVWFVVSFGAGILFVDVLNEIQFFGFKLGFWFAQQGAIYVFVVLIFVYMAKMNALDKKYGVDEE; translated from the coding sequence ATGGCATTTAGAAATGATGACGACAAAACGGCGTATTGGAAAGAGAACCTCTCTATCCTCGCCAAATTGTTAGTAGTCTGGTTTGTCGTGTCTTTTGGCGCCGGCATTCTATTTGTGGACGTGCTGAACGAGATCCAGTTCTTTGGCTTTAAGCTGGGATTCTGGTTTGCACAACAAGGTGCAATATATGTGTTCGTTGTGCTCATTTTTGTTTATATGGCCAAGATGAATGCGTTGGACAAAAAATACGGCGTAGACGAGGAGTAA